Proteins from one Mesotoga infera genomic window:
- a CDS encoding GNAT family N-acetyltransferase — protein MLVELHSEDFSRVRPLLGEISYNLVVPSILEGNTLGKLFVCNEEKPDSVIVWNCNDTVLIGGDPGEESKGEYAEFLEKYLIPSAREKGIPVLNFYSTGKAKRCARDLLSDLEPKPMLRYLFRLNPSGFGPSAIESDSAVKVTAELLESGLENIEHLTGWILSFWPNVESFLEKSLGFCAVEGSKIVSLCIGVYRSKNHIELGAETLKGFKRLGFGRKVTLACVKESCSKGLIVDWQCEASNNPSVLIAKRLGFQEVLQYTISQISI, from the coding sequence ATGTTAGTCGAACTCCATTCTGAGGACTTCTCCCGTGTCAGACCTTTGCTGGGTGAGATTTCTTATAATCTTGTTGTGCCATCGATTTTAGAAGGAAACACATTGGGGAAGTTGTTCGTTTGCAACGAAGAGAAACCCGATTCGGTTATTGTCTGGAATTGCAACGACACTGTGTTGATAGGTGGAGATCCCGGAGAGGAGTCTAAGGGAGAGTATGCCGAATTTCTGGAAAAGTACCTGATTCCGTCCGCCAGAGAAAAGGGTATTCCCGTGCTCAACTTCTACTCGACCGGAAAGGCGAAGAGATGCGCGAGGGATCTTCTAAGCGATCTGGAACCGAAACCTATGCTCAGGTACCTGTTCAGACTCAACCCGTCTGGCTTCGGCCCAAGCGCCATTGAAAGTGATTCGGCCGTTAAAGTCACCGCGGAGTTATTGGAGAGTGGTCTGGAAAACATCGAACATCTTACAGGATGGATCCTCTCTTTCTGGCCAAATGTCGAGAGTTTCCTGGAGAAAAGTCTCGGCTTTTGTGCCGTGGAAGGCAGCAAAATCGTGAGCCTGTGTATAGGGGTTTACAGGTCAAAGAACCATATAGAACTCGGGGCCGAAACACTGAAAGGCTTCAAAAGGCTGGGCTTTGGTAGAAAGGTCACTTTGGCCTGCGTCAAAGAGAGTTGTTCGAAGGGTTTGATAGTTGACTGGCAGTGTGAAGCCTCTAACAATCCATCGGTCCTTATAGCGAAGAGGTTGGGTTTTCAAGAGGTACTCCAGTATACTATCAGCCAGATAAGCATCTGA
- a CDS encoding protease inhibitor I42 family protein, with amino-acid sequence MKKSFVLVLLLVSAFTVLFSSELKDSGNWMKATQLAVLEIDENPTTGYLWHISVEPSGVLRNFLEEYMTGSAFPGAPSVKGWIMTAAKEGKALLTLKLYRDWEGERKAIDFRAVTVDVSGEEKGQVDLKIVLNELELGSTATVTLEENGSTGYTWGYHILGEGLQEIKKETIADTSGLVGAPAKVIWTFQAVDKGYTTIVFRYFRSWEGEGSAVDFRAFNVLVE; translated from the coding sequence ATGAAGAAAAGTTTTGTCCTTGTTTTGCTACTGGTCTCAGCGTTTACGGTTCTATTCTCGAGTGAATTGAAAGATTCGGGCAACTGGATGAAAGCGACACAGCTGGCCGTTCTCGAGATCGATGAAAACCCCACCACCGGTTACCTGTGGCACATAAGCGTGGAACCTTCCGGTGTTCTCCGCAATTTTCTCGAAGAATACATGACAGGTTCGGCCTTTCCGGGCGCACCGTCTGTCAAGGGCTGGATAATGACGGCCGCTAAAGAAGGAAAGGCGCTGCTCACTCTCAAACTCTACAGAGACTGGGAGGGAGAGAGGAAAGCCATAGATTTCAGGGCGGTGACGGTAGATGTGAGCGGAGAGGAGAAGGGCCAGGTGGATCTGAAGATAGTGTTGAACGAGCTGGAGCTCGGATCGACTGCGACCGTGACTCTGGAAGAAAATGGCAGCACCGGTTACACCTGGGGATATCACATTCTTGGAGAGGGCCTTCAGGAAATCAAGAAAGAGACCATCGCGGATACCAGCGGTCTGGTCGGGGCTCCCGCGAAAGTCATATGGACCTTCCAGGCCGTAGATAAGGGTTATACAACCATTGTGTTCAGATACTTCAGATCGTGGGAAGGAGAAGGATCGGCTGTTGACTTCAGGGCCTTCAACGTGCTAGTCGAGTGA
- a CDS encoding GGDEF domain-containing protein encodes MKIRFGWFRVSVFLICVFLAGVFVFVVPSEKPSRLLAVISESVLVGASLVVAFVLKRSLVHPGIPTGLLLISLSVYMDLLQSITGLMLFETLAVALSVMAVIILLYYIVLHVRNLRIMMIEHEIIINDSNIGVILRNLKDNSFRFNEAARRILGYEPEELKSLSICDIVLPQDLGFHDEMIERVMKGEAIFPFEARYAGKNRKQIDVQVSASLVKNGKGIPDYIMLAFRDITRIKAMELSLMELNKFHRALNEVVTEALESGFDDNTYHDFLFKCVEAFPGADAGIFLLKEEDERFHYVAACNYDFEELKKVSFATDELIQANSDRVMVIKDYAVDYEMDDERQRILLTAGRLREIKSTITIPILIDGKVMMYFNLDSLESSTAFDNPEIQEIAASFGRAVAVLLSRLRLERELNKQRELLEKLSLEDPLTGLPNRRYFFDYSARQIEYLRRMGEEMTILYLDLNDFKGVNDTMGHDFGDELLKEVGKGLNSICRSSDLIARMGGDEFVYVLPSTGKEEAAEVIKRIRNSFKEPFIVENKSIYLSTSIGIALFPEDGKSVRELLIVADERMYSNKGRTNGKTNKSRIEDDLSC; translated from the coding sequence TTGAAAATACGTTTCGGCTGGTTTCGAGTTTCAGTCTTTCTCATATGTGTCTTCCTTGCGGGGGTATTCGTTTTCGTTGTACCCTCGGAGAAACCCTCAAGGCTTTTGGCCGTTATCAGCGAGTCGGTTCTGGTCGGCGCATCTCTTGTGGTGGCTTTCGTGCTCAAGAGGAGTCTCGTTCACCCCGGAATTCCCACGGGACTCCTGCTTATATCCCTGTCGGTCTATATGGATCTTTTGCAATCCATAACCGGGCTCATGCTCTTCGAGACGCTCGCCGTTGCCCTGTCTGTCATGGCGGTAATTATTCTACTGTATTATATAGTGCTGCATGTGAGGAATCTGAGAATCATGATGATCGAGCATGAGATCATTATAAACGATTCCAATATAGGGGTAATCTTGCGCAATCTCAAAGATAACAGCTTTCGTTTCAACGAAGCGGCTCGCAGGATACTCGGCTATGAACCCGAAGAACTGAAAAGCCTCTCCATTTGCGATATTGTACTCCCTCAAGACTTGGGATTTCACGATGAGATGATAGAGAGAGTTATGAAAGGTGAAGCGATATTCCCGTTCGAGGCGAGATACGCCGGAAAGAATCGAAAACAGATAGACGTTCAGGTGAGCGCCTCGCTCGTTAAAAACGGCAAGGGAATTCCCGATTATATTATGCTTGCCTTCAGAGATATAACCAGGATCAAGGCGATGGAACTATCTCTAATGGAACTGAACAAGTTCCACAGGGCTTTGAACGAAGTGGTGACGGAAGCTCTAGAGAGCGGCTTTGATGACAACACATACCACGATTTTCTTTTCAAGTGTGTTGAAGCCTTTCCCGGAGCTGACGCCGGTATATTCTTGCTTAAAGAGGAAGATGAGAGGTTCCATTACGTCGCGGCCTGCAACTACGACTTTGAAGAACTCAAAAAGGTATCCTTCGCCACCGATGAACTGATTCAGGCCAACAGCGACAGGGTGATGGTGATAAAGGATTACGCTGTTGATTACGAGATGGACGATGAGCGTCAGAGAATACTCCTTACGGCCGGCCGCCTCAGAGAAATCAAAAGCACCATAACCATTCCCATACTCATCGACGGCAAGGTCATGATGTACTTCAACCTCGACAGTCTAGAATCATCGACCGCTTTCGACAATCCCGAAATCCAGGAAATCGCAGCCAGTTTCGGCAGGGCGGTGGCCGTTCTCCTTTCGAGGCTCCGGCTGGAGAGAGAGCTGAACAAACAGCGCGAACTGTTGGAAAAGCTTTCTCTGGAGGATCCACTCACGGGCCTTCCCAACAGACGGTATTTCTTCGATTACTCGGCCAGACAGATCGAGTACCTCCGTAGAATGGGCGAAGAAATGACGATTCTCTATCTGGACCTCAATGACTTCAAAGGTGTCAACGATACGATGGGACATGATTTTGGAGATGAATTGTTGAAGGAAGTCGGAAAGGGATTGAATTCCATATGCCGCAGTAGCGATCTAATAGCCAGAATGGGCGGCGACGAATTTGTTTACGTTCTGCCCTCTACCGGAAAAGAAGAGGCCGCCGAAGTTATAAAGAGGATAAGGAATTCCTTCAAAGAGCCTTTCATTGTTGAGAACAAAAGTATCTATCTTTCGACGAGCATAGGGATAGCCCTCTTTCCCGAGGACGGCAAGAGTGTACGCGAACTGCTGATAGTGGCCGACGAGAGAATGTACTCCAACAAGGGCCGAACGAACGGAAAGACAAATAAATCCAGAATCGAGGATGACCTCTCCTGTTAG